From the Pseudomonadota bacterium genome, one window contains:
- a CDS encoding 4Fe-4S dicluster domain-containing protein has protein sequence MEETHEQKSLKRRFHPLPVNVPLSKGVLLVDDRRCTGCMNCMYACTLYNDGVAAPEIARIQLNAYSHHIFDIAAQPCLQCVQPQCLRFCPQGAIRIDEESGTNARIIVEKKCIGCQECIEVCPFTPPRIRFDSVKKKAIKCNLCGGDPQCVKACPIGALIYYTNPEGVISGYGAGGI, from the coding sequence ATGGAAGAGACTCATGAGCAAAAATCCCTAAAAAGGCGATTTCACCCATTGCCAGTCAATGTACCGCTATCTAAAGGAGTTTTACTTGTTGACGATAGAAGGTGTACCGGATGTATGAACTGCATGTACGCATGCACACTTTACAACGACGGTGTGGCTGCCCCGGAGATAGCTAGAATACAGTTGAATGCATATAGTCATCACATATTTGATATTGCAGCTCAACCATGCCTGCAATGCGTTCAGCCTCAGTGTCTGCGCTTTTGCCCTCAGGGAGCTATCCGCATTGATGAGGAATCAGGAACAAATGCCAGGATTATAGTTGAGAAGAAATGCATTGGTTGTCAGGAATGCATTGAGGTTTGCCCCTTTACACCCCCTCGTATAAGGTTTGACAGTGTAAAGAAAAAGGCGATTAAATGCAATCTTTGCGGTGGAGACCCACAGTGCGTTAAGGCATGCCCAATTGGGGCTTTGATATACTACACGAACCCGGAGGGTGTTATTTCGGGATATGGGGCAGGAGGTATATAA
- a CDS encoding helix-turn-helix domain-containing protein → MTSKISLPRKTLSFDNAKLYTSLGALLKEYRKWRGLSQEAFAESIQISVRELQNWEANRQSARIDNLHDISEITGIPMAPLLALNAEQPIWYSLQKRMFMYYSIEQSHYASLDLFKHSKISEYYSMLKKVIITKDKHIDMFLSCHQDLYGPKILLQRDVIKKAASILPEMNYIILDVWNHYMGHKICLPIKIDTYRNLIKKKTIEDYVTTETINDIIAQNEGVFFCYSALAVNISSASWVILGGIRDLYKIKKKERYLLVNHLVTKESELITKNMGMNFIRDYECELAKSHPAIYEIKLDSFLKSDGPIRYVIEHIDEKLMTKNLTIEKQRPMKIKENRSPSVVGKLPSLVDQLPSTVKENKCYIQHGKKQYIKSKIEVCKNPKCALYGNTEKGTIISNGTYKTKNGTIGRRFQCKECGKSFCIRTGTIFYDIRSPEEKVLCALKLLAKGMPLQHVAKHMEVKFDTIQRWLKVAAKQTEKINSILINEPDISRAELDALWSFVNTNSLRQRAFIYTAKNKSNTTGEES, encoded by the coding sequence ATGACATCTAAAATATCATTACCACGAAAAACCCTTTCGTTTGATAATGCCAAACTCTATACATCCCTTGGAGCTCTATTAAAAGAATACCGGAAATGGCGTGGTTTGAGCCAGGAGGCATTTGCAGAATCAATCCAAATAAGTGTTCGGGAATTACAGAATTGGGAAGCTAATCGTCAAAGTGCACGAATTGATAATCTCCATGATATTTCTGAAATCACAGGAATTCCTATGGCGCCTTTGCTGGCTCTCAATGCAGAACAACCCATTTGGTATTCGCTGCAAAAAAGAATGTTTATGTATTATTCGATAGAACAATCGCATTATGCCTCCCTTGATTTATTCAAACACAGCAAAATCTCAGAATACTACTCCATGCTGAAGAAAGTCATTATTACAAAAGACAAGCACATTGATATGTTTCTTTCATGTCATCAAGATCTCTATGGTCCCAAAATACTATTGCAACGAGATGTGATTAAGAAAGCCGCATCTATACTACCTGAAATGAATTACATTATACTAGATGTTTGGAATCATTACATGGGTCATAAAATCTGTTTACCTATAAAAATTGATACATATCGAAATCTAATTAAAAAAAAGACCATCGAAGATTATGTCACAACCGAAACCATCAATGATATTATTGCGCAAAATGAAGGAGTTTTTTTCTGTTATTCTGCATTGGCGGTCAATATCAGCTCTGCGTCATGGGTGATCCTAGGTGGCATACGAGACCTTTACAAAATAAAAAAGAAAGAAAGATATCTGCTTGTCAATCATCTTGTTACAAAAGAGTCAGAATTAATTACTAAAAACATGGGCATGAACTTTATAAGAGACTATGAATGCGAACTCGCTAAGAGTCATCCTGCAATTTATGAAATAAAGTTGGATAGTTTCCTGAAATCCGATGGACCTATTAGATATGTAATTGAACACATTGACGAGAAACTGATGACCAAGAATCTGACCATAGAAAAGCAACGGCCGATGAAGATAAAAGAAAACAGATCACCTTCAGTAGTTGGTAAACTACCCTCACTCGTTGACCAACTACCTTCAACCGTTAAAGAAAATAAGTGCTATATACAACATGGGAAGAAGCAATATATTAAGTCAAAAATAGAAGTATGTAAAAATCCAAAATGCGCCCTTTATGGTAATACAGAAAAAGGTACTATTATTTCCAACGGAACATACAAAACCAAGAATGGAACTATAGGCCGCCGATTTCAATGCAAAGAATGCGGTAAATCTTTTTGCATAAGAACAGGAACCATCTTTTATGATATACGCTCTCCGGAAGAAAAAGTTCTGTGTGCCCTTAAGCTTTTGGCCAAGGGAATGCCTCTGCAGCATGTGGCGAAACATATGGAAGTGAAGTTTGACACGATTCAGCGCTGGCTTAAAGTTGCCGCTAAGCAAACGGAAAAAATAAATTCTATTCTGATTAATGAACCGGATATCTCCAGAGCGGAGTTAGATGCATTATGGAGCTTTGTTAATACAAATTCCCTTCGCCAAAGAGCGTTTATTTATACTGCTAAAAACAAGTCTAATACAACGGGTGAAGAGAGCTAA